The Paenibacillus sp. YPG26 genome includes a window with the following:
- a CDS encoding DUF2627 domain-containing protein: MRTLTARFIAVLILVIPGIIAMTGFLYMKDALFKYLYMHGDDSLTHIPFDWLSFTGGLIMFLAGISFLGGWIFFRDRKRGYIGPRFQETKNKNRPNEQSVNRSS; encoded by the coding sequence ATGCGAACCCTCACCGCCCGTTTTATTGCGGTCCTCATTCTTGTTATTCCCGGAATCATAGCTATGACTGGATTTCTCTATATGAAAGATGCCCTATTCAAATACCTCTACATGCATGGCGACGATTCGCTTACACATATTCCGTTTGACTGGCTGAGCTTCACAGGAGGGCTCATTATGTTCCTGGCGGGAATCTCCTTCCTTGGGGGCTGGATCTTCTTTCGCGACCGCAAGCGCGGTTATATTGGCCCTCGCTTCCAGGAGACGAAGAACAAGAATCGGCCTAACGAGCAATCTGTGAACCGGTCTTCATAA
- the lpdA gene encoding dihydrolipoyl dehydrogenase produces MTITCDVAILGGGTGGYVAAIRAAQLGKEVIIIEQDKLGGTCLHRGCIPSKSLLRSAELYAQMKDSESYGIETSGVALVFPKVQQRKQGIVDQLHSGVKYLMRKNNIKVIQGTGRVIGPSIFSPKSGAVAVELADGEMETIVPSHLIIATGSRPRHLPGLEPDDGYILSSDEALTLEELPDSILIVGGGVIGVEWASLLNDFGVEVTVIEAADQLLPSEDADIAAELQKLLVKRGVKVLTGTSIIPDSVQKGNGVTISAQQGDESIQLQADKLLLSIGRQANVENIGLENTDVGLQNGFIRVNDHFQTTEPHIYAIGDCIGGLQLAHAASHEGIAAVQHLAGEPTHGYNPLHIPRCVYTRPEVAAVGLTEKEAAAKGYNIKTGRFPFQAIGKALVYGDKDGFVKIIANADTNDILGVHMIGAHVTDLIGEAALAQVLDATPWEIGQVVHAHPTLAEIIGEAALALDGQAIGI; encoded by the coding sequence ATGACGATTACGTGCGATGTAGCTATATTGGGAGGCGGAACAGGCGGATATGTTGCCGCGATCCGGGCGGCACAGCTTGGCAAGGAAGTGATCATCATTGAACAGGACAAGCTTGGGGGAACCTGTCTTCACCGCGGATGTATCCCGAGCAAAAGTCTGCTGCGCAGTGCGGAGCTTTATGCTCAAATGAAGGATAGTGAAAGCTATGGAATCGAAACCAGTGGGGTGGCGCTCGTATTCCCGAAAGTTCAGCAGCGCAAACAAGGGATTGTTGATCAGCTGCATAGCGGCGTTAAATATTTGATGCGCAAAAATAACATTAAAGTCATTCAAGGTACAGGCCGGGTTATCGGGCCATCCATCTTCTCCCCGAAGAGCGGGGCGGTTGCCGTTGAGCTGGCGGATGGGGAGATGGAGACCATTGTCCCAAGCCATTTGATCATTGCCACCGGCTCAAGGCCTCGTCACCTGCCGGGTCTTGAACCGGATGACGGGTACATACTCAGCAGTGACGAGGCGCTCACACTTGAGGAATTGCCAGATTCCATACTCATTGTAGGAGGCGGAGTTATCGGGGTGGAGTGGGCTTCGCTGCTTAACGACTTCGGAGTGGAGGTTACCGTCATTGAAGCGGCTGATCAGCTGCTCCCTTCCGAGGATGCGGATATCGCTGCTGAATTGCAGAAGCTTCTGGTTAAGCGGGGCGTCAAGGTGCTTACAGGAACCTCAATCATTCCAGATTCTGTCCAGAAAGGAAACGGAGTTACGATCTCTGCCCAGCAGGGAGATGAGTCGATTCAGCTTCAGGCAGACAAGCTTCTCCTCTCAATCGGCCGACAAGCCAATGTGGAGAATATTGGCCTGGAGAATACGGATGTTGGCCTTCAGAATGGGTTCATTCGGGTAAATGACCATTTCCAGACCACAGAGCCGCATATTTACGCGATTGGTGATTGTATCGGCGGATTGCAGCTGGCCCATGCGGCCAGTCACGAAGGCATCGCTGCAGTGCAGCACTTAGCGGGTGAACCAACACATGGCTACAATCCGCTACACATCCCGAGATGTGTATATACACGTCCCGAGGTGGCTGCTGTCGGCCTCACGGAGAAGGAAGCTGCTGCAAAGGGGTATAATATAAAGACGGGGAGATTCCCATTCCAGGCTATTGGCAAAGCGCTCGTCTATGGAGATAAAGATGGTTTTGTGAAGATTATAGCCAACGCGGACACCAATGACATTCTGGGTGTGCATATGATTGGTGCTCATGTGACTGATTTGATCGGGGAAGCGGCTCTTGCACAGGTACTGGATGCCACGCCTTGGGAGATTGGCCAGGTTGTTCACGCTCATCCGACGCTAGCTGAGATTATAGGCGAAGCTGCGCTGGCTCTAGATGGACAAGCCATTGGGATATAA
- a CDS encoding thiamine pyrophosphate-dependent dehydrogenase E1 component subunit alpha, with protein MNAKSSVKTQTRHEQLGLSNAEVIDMYRYMLLARKYDERSLLLQRAGKINFHVSGIGQEAAQVGAAFALDRERDYFLPYYRDYGFVLAAGMSLRELMLSVFAKAEDPNSGGRQMPGHFGSKRLRIVTGSSPVTTQVPHAVGIALAAKMQKKDIVSFVTFGEGSSNQGDFHEGCNFAGVQKLPVIIMCENNQYAISVPIQKQLAGKVSDRALGYGFPGVRVDGNDALEVYRVVKEARERAVRGEGPTLIEAMMYRLSPHSTSDNDLAYRTKEEVDENWKKDGLPKMKQYLIECGIWSEEQDAALSAEIAQQLKEAIDSADKAPFPKPEDTLLHVYADNEGDVR; from the coding sequence ATGAATGCGAAATCTTCTGTGAAAACACAAACCAGACACGAGCAGCTTGGACTATCTAACGCTGAAGTGATCGACATGTACAGATATATGCTGCTTGCGCGTAAATACGATGAACGCAGCCTGCTTCTTCAGCGTGCAGGCAAAATCAATTTCCACGTCTCCGGTATAGGCCAAGAAGCAGCGCAGGTGGGCGCGGCTTTTGCTCTGGATCGGGAACGGGATTATTTCCTGCCGTATTACCGTGACTACGGATTTGTTCTGGCCGCTGGCATGAGCCTCAGAGAGCTTATGCTGTCTGTGTTCGCCAAAGCTGAAGATCCGAACAGCGGGGGGCGTCAAATGCCAGGACACTTCGGCAGCAAGCGTCTTCGCATCGTGACAGGATCAAGTCCGGTAACCACTCAGGTGCCGCACGCTGTCGGGATTGCCCTCGCAGCCAAAATGCAAAAGAAAGATATCGTATCCTTTGTCACCTTTGGGGAAGGTTCAAGCAACCAGGGGGACTTCCATGAAGGCTGCAACTTCGCAGGTGTTCAGAAGCTGCCTGTGATTATAATGTGTGAGAACAACCAATATGCGATTTCAGTGCCGATCCAGAAGCAGCTCGCTGGCAAAGTCAGTGACCGGGCGCTCGGATATGGCTTCCCGGGTGTGCGGGTGGATGGAAATGATGCTCTGGAAGTGTACCGCGTTGTGAAGGAAGCACGGGAGCGTGCTGTTCGCGGCGAGGGTCCAACTCTGATTGAAGCTATGATGTACCGTCTCTCCCCGCACTCTACTTCAGATAACGATCTCGCTTACCGTACGAAGGAAGAGGTTGACGAGAACTGGAAGAAGGACGGACTTCCGAAGATGAAGCAGTATTTGATCGAGTGTGGAATTTGGAGTGAAGAGCAGGATGCGGCTCTCTCCGCGGAGATTGCCCAGCAGCTCAAGGAAGCGATTGATTCGGCTGATAAGGCCCCGTTCCCAAAACCGGAGGATACGCTGCTCCATGTGTATGCCGACAATGAAGGAGATGTTCGCTAA
- a CDS encoding alpha-ketoacid dehydrogenase subunit beta: MPVMEYIDAIRLAMKEEMELDENVFVLGEDVGVKGGVFTTTKGLQEQFGEQRVLDTPLAESAIAGVAIGAAMYGMKPIAEMQYSDFMLPATNQIISEAAKIRYRSNNDWSCPLVVRAPIGGGIFGGLYHSQCPESIFFGTPGIKIIAPYSAYDAKGLLKAAVRDPDPVLFFENKKCYKLIKEDVPLDDYIVPIGKANVIREGSDITVIGYSLPLHFAMQAAEELAAEQGISAHILDLRTLQPLDRESIIEAARRTGKVLIIHEDNKTGGVGAEVSAIISEECLFELDAPIKRLCGPDVPAMPISPPMEKFFMLSKDKVKAAMLELALY; this comes from the coding sequence ATGCCGGTTATGGAATATATCGATGCCATCCGCCTCGCCATGAAAGAGGAGATGGAACTGGATGAGAATGTGTTTGTATTAGGTGAGGACGTTGGCGTTAAGGGTGGAGTATTTACTACAACCAAAGGCCTTCAGGAGCAATTTGGTGAACAGCGTGTGCTTGATACTCCGCTTGCGGAATCCGCTATCGCAGGAGTAGCAATCGGGGCAGCCATGTACGGCATGAAGCCGATAGCTGAAATGCAGTATTCAGACTTTATGCTCCCCGCTACCAACCAGATCATAAGCGAAGCCGCCAAGATCCGCTATCGTTCCAATAATGACTGGAGCTGTCCACTCGTGGTCCGCGCGCCAATCGGTGGCGGGATCTTCGGGGGACTGTATCATTCCCAGTGTCCTGAATCCATCTTCTTTGGCACCCCAGGGATCAAGATTATTGCTCCGTACTCGGCTTATGATGCAAAAGGCTTGCTGAAAGCCGCGGTCAGAGACCCGGATCCCGTTCTGTTCTTTGAGAACAAGAAGTGTTATAAGCTGATTAAGGAAGATGTGCCGCTGGATGACTATATTGTGCCGATCGGTAAAGCGAATGTTATTCGCGAGGGTTCGGATATCACGGTGATCGGATACAGTCTGCCGCTTCACTTTGCCATGCAGGCTGCCGAGGAACTGGCTGCAGAGCAGGGGATAAGCGCGCATATTCTGGATCTGCGCACCCTGCAGCCGCTTGACCGTGAATCCATTATCGAAGCTGCCCGCCGTACCGGGAAGGTGCTGATTATTCACGAAGATAACAAGACAGGCGGAGTAGGTGCAGAGGTATCTGCCATTATCTCCGAAGAGTGCCTGTTCGAGCTGGATGCACCGATCAAGCGTCTGTGCGGTCCGGATGTGCCTGCCATGCCGATTAGCCCTCCGATGGAGAAATTCTTCATGCTGAGCAAAGACAAGGTCAAAGCAGCCATGCTGGAGCTTGCTTTATATTAA
- a CDS encoding dihydrolipoamide acetyltransferase family protein, giving the protein MSSNKTWTDVVMPQLAESLVSATIGKWLKKPGDPVEQYEPICEVITDKVNAELPSTLDGIMGDILAQEGETVDVGAVICRIGVEAAASAAAPAAPQPDSSGAAASQAGGSSSPALSADASLRSRYSPAVQTLAAEHGLNLSAIQGTGMGGRITRKDVLKHIESGGAGSSSAPSVQTAPVSQPPVQTQSQAQVLPGHVTSAPVIQQPQVNEPVRHSGIHLSDTPKLPTIEVEGGQAEHYIDITPIRNTIATKMRQSVSEIPHGWMMIEVDVTNLVQLRNKLKNEFKAKEGVNLTYLAFMIKAVVNAIKDYPIMNSVWAVDKIIVKRDINISLAVGTDDSVMTPVIKKADQKNIAGLAREVEELARKTREGKLKLDDMQGGTFTVNNTGSFGSILSQPIINYPQAAILTFESIVKRPVVINDMIGVRSMANFCLSLDHRILDGVICGRFMQRVKDNIEAYSLDTQVY; this is encoded by the coding sequence ATGTCATCGAACAAAACATGGACGGATGTAGTCATGCCTCAGCTGGCGGAGTCATTGGTGTCAGCAACCATTGGTAAATGGCTGAAAAAACCGGGAGATCCGGTTGAACAATATGAACCAATCTGTGAGGTCATTACAGATAAGGTTAATGCCGAACTTCCTTCAACGCTGGACGGAATTATGGGAGATATCCTCGCCCAGGAAGGAGAGACAGTCGATGTCGGAGCTGTAATCTGCCGTATTGGAGTTGAAGCCGCTGCGTCTGCAGCTGCACCCGCCGCACCTCAGCCGGATTCCAGCGGCGCGGCTGCTTCTCAAGCTGGTGGCTCCTCGTCTCCTGCTCTTTCGGCGGATGCTTCCCTGCGAAGCCGCTATTCGCCTGCCGTGCAGACCCTTGCGGCTGAACATGGTCTCAACCTCAGCGCTATACAGGGTACCGGTATGGGTGGACGGATCACCCGTAAGGATGTGCTTAAGCATATTGAGAGTGGAGGTGCTGGTTCATCGTCCGCTCCTTCTGTGCAGACCGCTCCAGTATCACAGCCACCGGTTCAGACCCAATCGCAGGCCCAGGTGCTGCCAGGCCATGTGACTTCGGCACCGGTCATTCAGCAGCCGCAAGTGAATGAGCCTGTTCGCCATTCAGGCATCCACCTTAGTGATACCCCTAAGCTTCCAACGATTGAAGTTGAAGGCGGACAGGCGGAGCATTACATCGACATTACCCCGATCCGTAATACAATTGCCACGAAGATGCGTCAGAGCGTATCGGAGATCCCGCATGGCTGGATGATGATCGAGGTAGACGTTACAAATCTGGTACAGCTCCGCAACAAGCTCAAGAATGAGTTCAAGGCCAAAGAAGGCGTTAATCTGACTTATCTGGCTTTTATGATCAAGGCTGTAGTAAATGCAATTAAAGACTATCCGATTATGAACTCGGTCTGGGCCGTTGACAAAATTATCGTGAAACGTGACATCAACATTTCTCTTGCCGTAGGCACGGACGACTCTGTGATGACCCCTGTAATCAAGAAAGCGGATCAGAAGAACATTGCCGGACTTGCAAGGGAAGTTGAGGAATTGGCACGCAAGACACGTGAAGGCAAGCTCAAGCTTGATGATATGCAGGGTGGAACCTTTACGGTGAACAATACAGGTTCATTTGGTTCGATTCTGTCACAGCCAATTATCAACTACCCGCAGGCGGCAATTCTTACCTTCGAATCCATCGTGAAACGACCTGTGGTGATTAACGATATGATCGGTGTCCGTTCGATGGCTAATTTCTGTCTGTCGCTCGATCACCGGATTCTGGATGGAGTGATCTGCGGACGCTTCATGCAGCGTGTGAAGGATAATATTGAGGCATATTCACTTGATACTCAGGTCTATTAA
- the lipB gene encoding lipoyl(octanoyl) transferase LipB, whose translation MNRTLEVRYIPIMDYGEAWELQKDIVKRVDREEQQETLLLLQHPPTYTIGSQRHPEHLLLSPEQLKEQGISIFEIDRGGDITYHGPGQLVGYPLLVLDGSKGLDLHEYLRKLEQVIINYLAGFGIEGSRKPEYTGVWVGNQKICAIGVKFNKRRGKRGFVTSHGFAFNIKSGIQNEGFQGIIPCGIQEYGVTSLEDITGNEFTVEQTAKDIVPYFTEVFGYDAVWPEKVTY comes from the coding sequence ATGAATAGAACACTGGAAGTGCGCTACATCCCGATCATGGATTATGGGGAAGCGTGGGAGCTCCAGAAAGATATCGTGAAGCGTGTCGACCGTGAGGAGCAGCAGGAGACCCTGCTGCTTCTCCAGCATCCGCCGACTTATACGATTGGTTCCCAGCGACATCCTGAACATTTGCTGCTAAGTCCTGAGCAATTGAAGGAACAGGGCATTTCCATCTTTGAAATTGACCGGGGCGGAGACATTACCTATCATGGTCCAGGTCAGCTTGTTGGATATCCTCTTCTCGTTCTGGATGGTTCCAAGGGACTTGATTTGCATGAATATCTGCGTAAGCTGGAGCAGGTCATCATCAATTATCTTGCAGGCTTTGGAATTGAAGGCAGCCGGAAGCCGGAATATACCGGTGTGTGGGTGGGTAATCAGAAGATTTGTGCAATAGGAGTTAAGTTCAATAAGCGCCGGGGCAAAAGAGGTTTTGTGACGAGCCACGGTTTCGCATTCAATATTAAATCAGGAATTCAGAACGAGGGCTTCCAGGGGATTATTCCCTGTGGAATTCAAGAATACGGAGTAACCTCACTGGAGGATATTACGGGTAACGAATTCACGGTAGAACAGACGGCCAAGGACATCGTGCCTTATTTCACTGAGGTGTTCGGCTACGATGCCGTATGGCCTGAGAAGGTTACCTATTGA
- the prli42 gene encoding stressosome-associated protein Prli42, which produces MPKKWMKIFIYLMLFAMIGSTLLLVVEPFINR; this is translated from the coding sequence ATGCCGAAGAAATGGATGAAAATTTTTATATACCTCATGCTTTTTGCCATGATTGGATCAACTTTATTATTGGTGGTTGAACCCTTTATCAATAGGTAA
- a CDS encoding M20/M25/M40 family metallo-hydrolase, with amino-acid sequence MINKDRVINLFLELVQINSETGQEREIADVLTKKFKDLGLVVTEDDSAAVTGHGAGNLIATLKGNGLAQADPLLFTCHMDTVAPGTGIKPVIGEDGWIRSDGTTILGSDDKAGVAALIELIEVIQENQIPHGDIQFVITAGEESGLMGARALDAKHLNARYGFALDSNGEVGSICVAAPTQARIEIEIFGRSAHAGVNPEDGISAIQVAGKAIARMNLGRIDQETTANIGKFEGGGATNVVTDYVKLYAEARSIVHEKVEQQIAGMKQALDSACLDYGATGKMNSTIIYPAFNHTEEEPVVQLAKKAASRLGLSGRTFHSGGGSDANIFNGLGIPTVNLAVGYENIHTTSERIKADDIVKAAELVLEIVKAARISTPS; translated from the coding sequence ATGATTAATAAAGACCGCGTAATCAACCTGTTTCTTGAGTTAGTGCAGATTAACAGCGAGACAGGGCAGGAGAGAGAGATCGCAGATGTACTGACGAAGAAATTCAAGGATCTGGGACTTGTCGTCACCGAGGACGATTCAGCGGCAGTTACCGGGCACGGTGCCGGGAATCTGATTGCCACACTGAAGGGTAATGGGTTGGCACAGGCCGACCCTCTCTTATTCACCTGTCATATGGATACGGTAGCCCCTGGCACAGGGATTAAGCCCGTAATTGGAGAAGATGGCTGGATCCGCAGTGACGGCACCACGATTCTCGGTTCGGACGACAAAGCAGGTGTTGCTGCCTTAATCGAATTAATCGAGGTCATTCAGGAGAATCAGATTCCACACGGGGATATTCAGTTTGTGATCACTGCTGGTGAGGAATCAGGCTTGATGGGGGCCCGGGCGCTGGATGCGAAGCATCTGAACGCCAGATATGGCTTTGCCTTGGATTCGAACGGAGAAGTGGGCTCCATCTGCGTTGCCGCTCCAACCCAGGCGAGAATTGAGATTGAAATCTTCGGGAGATCAGCCCATGCCGGGGTCAACCCGGAAGATGGCATCAGTGCCATCCAAGTAGCGGGCAAAGCCATCGCGCGAATGAACCTGGGGCGTATCGATCAGGAGACTACTGCCAATATTGGGAAGTTCGAGGGGGGCGGAGCCACCAACGTGGTGACCGATTACGTGAAGCTGTATGCGGAAGCGCGCAGTATCGTACATGAGAAGGTGGAGCAACAGATTGCCGGGATGAAGCAGGCTCTGGATTCTGCTTGTCTTGATTATGGAGCAACAGGAAAAATGAACAGCACTATCATTTATCCTGCTTTTAACCATACGGAAGAAGAGCCCGTTGTACAGCTTGCAAAAAAGGCAGCCAGCAGGCTGGGACTTAGCGGCCGGACCTTTCATTCCGGCGGTGGCAGTGATGCGAATATTTTCAACGGCCTCGGCATCCCGACCGTCAATCTTGCAGTCGGCTACGAGAACATTCATACGACATCTGAACGGATTAAAGCGGATGATATCGTCAAAGCGGCTGAGCTGGTGTTAGAAATAGTCAAAGCAGCCCGCATATCGACTCCTTCCTAA
- a CDS encoding tetratricopeptide repeat protein encodes MEKKRQFDSDRTKSKSLSLLYQMSLRHRDRGDITQAISSLEEGLLNAFGREYKTASERGTLAECWIEYGKLLRRNNQHAKAIYAFEQAIAFTGYEIDALTEWGDLLHEQGYSDEIIAERMNRKLMQSPNQSEILVDILCRIGAFHTAYTYLDANPSLTSERMLQLHTECLIREGLFEQAVHYASKAIDAGQLRPAFTDPLAMDTLLCRWILGEEDFTAVQNRQLLSEALKRAVNLGLYDLALSIAGEDTYLQNELTLCLYYEGYTKSAKVRLTDHYPMVSMDYSEPLHKELAFIMAEIDYDEGFYDSAARIFESLTEKDPLTATYRFAAASCYLKKSHQEMEERLSLNTLNSLDTQKTQHYKETIIQSLYIVERSCWHTVWTPAQLRNKSLAPTFRQL; translated from the coding sequence GTGGAAAAGAAACGTCAGTTTGACTCGGATCGGACCAAATCCAAGTCGTTATCCCTTCTTTATCAGATGAGCCTAAGACACAGGGACCGGGGGGACATCACGCAGGCGATATCAAGCTTGGAAGAAGGGCTGTTAAATGCCTTTGGACGGGAGTACAAAACGGCTTCCGAACGGGGAACTCTAGCAGAGTGCTGGATTGAATACGGGAAGCTGCTTCGGCGGAACAACCAGCATGCGAAGGCCATTTATGCGTTCGAGCAGGCAATAGCTTTTACAGGCTATGAGATAGATGCCTTGACGGAATGGGGAGATCTTCTTCATGAGCAGGGCTACAGTGATGAGATTATCGCCGAAAGAATGAATCGTAAGCTAATGCAATCCCCGAACCAAAGTGAGATTCTGGTTGATATCCTGTGCCGGATTGGAGCTTTTCATACCGCTTATACATACCTGGATGCTAATCCCTCACTAACCAGTGAACGCATGCTGCAGCTGCATACAGAATGCTTGATACGGGAAGGCCTTTTTGAACAAGCTGTACACTATGCTTCAAAAGCAATTGACGCGGGTCAGCTTAGACCTGCTTTCACCGATCCGCTCGCCATGGACACTCTTCTGTGCCGCTGGATCCTTGGAGAAGAGGACTTTACAGCTGTTCAGAACAGGCAGTTATTGTCTGAAGCACTCAAGCGCGCAGTGAACCTGGGTCTGTATGACCTGGCTTTGAGCATAGCGGGTGAAGATACGTATCTGCAGAATGAGCTTACACTTTGTCTGTATTATGAGGGTTACACGAAATCTGCCAAAGTAAGATTAACCGATCATTACCCCATGGTCTCCATGGACTATAGCGAACCCCTTCACAAGGAGCTGGCGTTCATTATGGCGGAGATCGATTACGATGAGGGATTCTACGACTCCGCTGCCCGGATTTTTGAATCACTGACCGAGAAAGACCCTCTTACCGCTACCTACCGTTTTGCCGCGGCATCCTGTTACCTCAAGAAATCCCATCAGGAAATGGAAGAACGCCTCAGCTTGAATACACTTAACTCTCTCGACACCCAAAAGACACAGCATTATAAAGAGACGATAATCCAGTCACTATATATCGTTGAGCGCTCGTGCTGGCATACCGTCTGGACACCTGCCCAGCTTCGCAACAAGTCCTTAGCCCCTACTTTCAGGCAGCTGTAG
- the mciZ gene encoding Z-ring formation inhibitor MciZ, with translation MVILYQIAKEKEHLIMKSYFADTRFHISGKAWQVKALLSNWKKNIGPDIQVKDLITISLRKK, from the coding sequence ATGGTGATATTATACCAAATCGCCAAGGAAAAGGAGCATTTGATCATGAAGAGCTACTTTGCAGATACCAGGTTTCATATATCAGGTAAAGCGTGGCAGGTAAAGGCCCTTCTGTCGAATTGGAAAAAGAACATCGGTCCTGACATCCAGGTCAAGGACCTTATCACTATAAGTTTACGAAAAAAGTGA
- a CDS encoding NUDIX hydrolase gives MNKSPNSALNEKVISTKPIFSGKIISLQVDTVELPDGSQGEREVVKHPGAIAVLAVQNGRILLVDQFRTPLGRCELEIPAGKLEKGEDPLEAAKRELQEETGYSAGKVSLLHSFYTSPGFADEIIHLYLAEDLKKGESAPDEDEFLEVHESTLHEVKRYMAEGWISDAKTMLAVYIWELASHTGKFGHE, from the coding sequence ATGAATAAATCTCCAAATTCAGCATTGAACGAAAAGGTGATTTCTACCAAGCCTATCTTTTCCGGCAAAATAATCTCACTTCAAGTTGATACCGTTGAACTGCCTGATGGGAGCCAGGGAGAGCGGGAAGTGGTTAAGCATCCTGGCGCGATTGCTGTGCTCGCCGTTCAGAACGGACGGATTCTACTAGTCGACCAGTTCCGCACACCACTTGGCCGGTGCGAGCTGGAGATTCCTGCGGGCAAGCTTGAGAAAGGGGAGGACCCGCTCGAGGCCGCCAAGCGGGAGCTGCAGGAAGAGACGGGATATTCAGCGGGGAAGGTCTCGCTGCTGCATTCCTTTTACACCTCACCAGGGTTCGCGGACGAGATCATACACTTGTACCTGGCGGAAGATCTGAAGAAGGGCGAATCGGCTCCGGACGAGGATGAATTCCTGGAGGTTCATGAATCTACGCTGCATGAAGTGAAACGGTATATGGCTGAAGGATGGATATCGGATGCCAAGACGATGCTGGCGGTGTACATTTGGGAACTGGCAAGTCATACAGGGAAATTCGGCCATGAGTGA
- a CDS encoding endonuclease Q family protein, whose protein sequence is MSETPLQRYYADLHIHIGRTEKGEPVKISGSRNLTFAQIASEASDRKGIDLIGIIDCHSPGVQADIKNSLDKGEMKELKEGGISYGRTTILLGCELEIREPGMGPAHLLVYFPHLSMMEEFTGWLSKRMKNIQLSSQRLHAPALTLQEEVTARGGLLIPAHIFTPHKSIYGSAAPKMSDVLDLSRVNAVELGLSADSEMAGYLSELDEFTILTNSDAHSLGKIGREYNELALGSPNYREFEKALAREGGRKVTANYGLNPRLGKYHRTYCSGCQSIIDEQGISVQRCSYCGSTKLTRGVLDRILSIADREAPAVPAHRPPYHYQVPLEFIPGLGKAKLAALLEAFGTEMNILHRVPVEELAGVVGAELAEAIGEARSGTMQLIAGGGGTYGKVHKG, encoded by the coding sequence ATGAGTGAGACACCGCTTCAGCGATATTACGCGGATCTGCATATCCATATCGGCAGGACGGAGAAGGGGGAGCCGGTCAAGATTAGTGGAAGCCGGAACCTTACTTTCGCGCAAATTGCCAGTGAAGCCAGCGATCGCAAGGGGATTGATCTCATCGGAATTATTGATTGCCACTCGCCTGGCGTTCAGGCAGACATCAAGAATAGTCTGGACAAAGGGGAAATGAAAGAGCTGAAAGAGGGGGGAATCTCTTATGGCAGAACAACGATCCTGCTGGGCTGTGAGCTTGAAATCCGAGAACCTGGGATGGGCCCGGCCCATCTGCTGGTCTACTTCCCCCATCTATCCATGATGGAGGAGTTCACCGGGTGGTTGTCCAAGAGGATGAAGAATATTCAGCTCAGCTCACAAAGGCTGCACGCTCCGGCACTTACCCTGCAGGAGGAAGTTACAGCCCGCGGTGGTCTGCTGATCCCCGCCCATATTTTTACGCCGCATAAGAGTATTTACGGAAGTGCTGCTCCCAAGATGTCCGACGTCCTGGACTTATCCCGGGTGAACGCGGTCGAGCTGGGTCTTAGCGCAGATTCCGAGATGGCAGGTTACTTAAGTGAACTGGATGAATTCACGATCCTGACCAACTCGGATGCCCACTCTCTGGGCAAGATAGGCCGTGAATATAATGAACTGGCGCTTGGAAGTCCGAACTACCGCGAGTTCGAGAAAGCGCTGGCTAGAGAAGGTGGGCGCAAAGTTACGGCGAACTACGGTCTGAACCCCAGACTCGGCAAGTATCACCGGACCTATTGCAGCGGATGCCAGAGCATCATTGATGAACAAGGCATCTCCGTGCAGCGCTGTTCTTACTGCGGGAGCACCAAGTTAACCCGCGGCGTTCTGGACCGGATTCTCTCGATTGCTGACCGGGAAGCTCCGGCGGTCCCTGCCCATAGGCCGCCCTATCACTACCAGGTTCCGCTTGAATTCATCCCGGGTCTTGGGAAGGCCAAGCTCGCCGCACTGCTGGAGGCTTTTGGAACCGAGATGAATATTCTTCACCGTGTGCCCGTTGAAGAGCTGGCCGGGGTTGTAGGAGCCGAGCTTGCCGAAGCAATCGGGGAAGCGCGCAGCGGGACCATGCAGCTTATTGCCGGGGGCGGAGGCACATACGGTAAGGTTCACAAGGGATAA